The genomic stretch GACTACAAAAAACTCCTGAAGGAAATGTACGGCATCACCTTCAACCGGCTAATCACCATTACGAATACCCCCGTGGGCGGGTTCAAGAGATACCTCCTGAACCAGGACAAATTCGATGATTACATGAACATGCTGGTGAATAATTTCAATCCGGCAACTCTGGACAACATCATGTGCAGACGCCTGCTTTCCGTAGATTATCAGGGACATATATACGACTGCGATTTTAATCTCGCCCTCGGGATAAGGGTTAAAGAGTATGAAAAGAAGAAATTCTGGGATATAGATTTCAGCGACTTCAATCCCGAGATAACATGTGCGGAGCATTGTTATGCGTGCACCGTAAACCGGGGCAGCAGTTGTCACGGAGCGCTGATAAAGGAAGAGGAAGGGTTTGATGTGAAAGGGACTGTGGAACGGTACTATGGTTCTGAATTGAAAAGCACTGCAGACCTGAAGACCGGCGCATGCTGTACGGCAGACTCGCTTCCCGCGCATGTGAAGGAAGTGCTTCCCTACATCGCGGAAGAAATCAGGGAACGGTACTATGGCTGCGGTTCTCCTGTCCCGCCTGTGCTCAACGGGTTGAAAGTCCTTGACATCGGGTGCGGTACCGGACGGGACTGCTACGTCTTTTCGAAGCTGGTAGGAGAGGAAGGAAGTGTTCATGGAATCGACATGACCGCGAGTCAGATAGAAGTCGCCATGAGGTATCAGAACGAACAGGCAGCGAGATTCGGCTACAAGAATTCCAATGTGCACTTCATTCATGACTATATAGAAAACCTTGGAAAGCATTTCTCTGAAGGTTCCCTTGACCTGATCGTCTCAAACTGCGTGGTCAACCTCATCGAAGAAAAAGAAATGCTTATGCAACAGGTTTACAGGATTCTGAAATACGGCGGGGAATTCTACTTTTCGGATATCTATGCAGACAGGAGACTGCCTGAACGTCTGAGAAGGAATCCTGTGCTCTATGGTGAATGTTTGGGAGGCGCACTTTACTGGAAGGATTTCGAAAGGATTGCCCGAAAAGCGGGTTTCGTCGATCCCCGGGCAGTCTCAAAAAGAGTCGTCGCGA from Nitrospirota bacterium encodes the following:
- the arsS gene encoding arsenosugar biosynthesis radical SAM (seleno)protein ArsS (Some members of this family are selenoproteins.), whose product is MAVLWADSKLSKSGLQTIQINLGNRCNQNCSHCHVGASPSGKKNMDESVAGKILSKLSDSDIARSDIEFTGGAPELNPNLELFLTELGRLGRHTVVRTNLTILDAPEYAFYIDLYRRCGVKVIASLPSCFKDITDHQRGKEVFDRSIRVLRKLNAAGYGTDELSLSLVYNPQGTYLPPSQEELERDYKKLLKEMYGITFNRLITITNTPVGGFKRYLLNQDKFDDYMNMLVNNFNPATLDNIMCRRLLSVDYQGHIYDCDFNLALGIRVKEYEKKKFWDIDFSDFNPEITCAEHCYACTVNRGSSCHGALIKEEEGFDVKGTVERYYGSELKSTADLKTGACCTADSLPAHVKEVLPYIAEEIRERYYGCGSPVPPVLNGLKVLDIGCGTGRDCYVFSKLVGEEGSVHGIDMTASQIEVAMRYQNEQAARFGYKNSNVHFIHDYIENLGKHFSEGSLDLIVSNCVVNLIEEKEMLMQQVYRILKYGGEFYFSDIYADRRLPERLRRNPVLYGECLGGALYWKDFERIARKAGFVDPRAVSKRVVAISHEEIKTLTENITFFSITYRLWKIKGLEDACEDYGHVAIYRGGIPESPYRLELDAAHVFEKDKPERVCGNTARMLSETRFSRYTEVIGSFVQHFGLFESCGTQKSREQGRDSQGQSSCC